In a single window of the Acyrthosiphon pisum isolate AL4f chromosome X, pea_aphid_22Mar2018_4r6ur, whole genome shotgun sequence genome:
- the LOC100159645 gene encoding mitochondrial ribosomal protein S7-like: MALFAKYLRIGSTVKHGFQAFPQLTTAKYSVYPPHFAEPVYKKQELDKLYESGEIENYKLIPFKAAKSNETCSIFHDPMVAKFINYMLLKGQKKLAREVLEKTFEKIKKLQLEKYNRETDPEKKASMIIDPVVILKKAVANSKPLLKLTAVKRGGSFYQVPVPITDKESTFYAMRWFVQCGREKDKSISFADFMATELIKASNNDGKVVNKKLDLHKQCEANRAYAHYRWS, encoded by the exons ATGGCGTTATTCGCTAAATACTTGAGGATCGGCAGTACTGTTAAACATGG atttcaaGCATTTCCACAATTAACAACAGCTAAATATAGCGTATATCCGCCTCATTTTGCTGAACCAGTCTATAAAAAACAAGAATTAGATAAACTTTATGAATCTGGAGAGATTGAGAATTACAAACTGATTCCATTTAAAGCAGCTAAAAGTAATGAAACTTGTTCTATATTTCATGATCCTATGGTTGC aaaatttataaactatatgcTTCTAAAGGGACAAAAAAAATTGGCCAGGGAAGTCTTAGAAAAA acctttgaaaaaatcaaaaagctACAGTTAGAGAAGTATAATAGAGAAACAGATCCTGAGAAGAAAGCTTCAATGATTATAGATCCTGTAGTTATACTGAAAAAAGCTGTTGCTAACAGCAAAccacttttaaaattaactgcAGTAAAACGAGGAGGATCTTTTTACCAG gTTCCGGTACCAATAACAGACAAAGAATCTACATTTTATGCTATGAGATGGTTTGTACAATGTGGACGCGAAAAAGATAAGTCCATTAGTTTTGCTGACTTTATGGCCACCGAATTAATCAAAGCATCAAACAATGAT GGAAAAGTTGTGAATAAGAAACTGGATTTACATAAACAATGTGAGGCAAACAGAGCATATGCACACTACCGTTGGAGTTAG